Genomic segment of Apium graveolens cultivar Ventura chromosome 7, ASM990537v1, whole genome shotgun sequence:
GTATTCTCCATTTGTTTGCTTGACTactatctgggagtcgctgtagatttttaaGTCCTGGACTCTAAGAGTCCTGGAGAGCTTTAGTCCTGCGATCAAtgcctcatattctgcttgatTGTTTGTTGCGGGGAAGCCGAAAGATATTGTTGTctaaattttgaatccttctgGACTTTTGAGTGTGAGTCTGGCTCCCGATCTCTcgcttgttgaagaaccatctatCTCTAAGGTCTAGGCTCCCGGACTTGTATCCTTTTTTTGCTCCTGATCCATGTCCATTGGTTCCAGTTCTTCTTCTgggaagttgcattcgattatgaaatctgcaagTGCTTGAGCTTTGATGGCAGTCCTGGGCATGAAGCTTAAATTGAACTGGCTCAACTCCACAGCCTAATTAACAAGTCTTCCCGAGACATCTGGCTTGTGAATTATTTTCCTTAGTGGTTGATTTGTCACTACTCTGATTTCCCTCCCTTGGAAGTAGTGCCTGAGTTTTATTGAAGTTGTGACTAAGGCGAAGGCGAACTTCTCCAAtcttggatatcttgtttctgcATCTTTTAAGACTTGGCTTACATAGTAGACTGGTTGTTGTGTTCCATTCTCCTCCCTGATTAGGGCAGCTCCTACAGCTTGTGCTCCTGCTGacaagtataagtagagaggTTCTCCTGGTTGAGCTTTAGTTAGGATTGGTGGCTGAGAGAGGTAGTACTTGACTTCTTCGAGTGCCTTTTGGCACTCCGGATTCCAGTTCACCTCTTTtttgttggttgctcctttgagtaaatcaaagaatggtaggcacctctctgctagttttgagacaaatctcctgagtgctgctaggaatcctgctagcttctgcacatctttttgggtCCTGGGAGCTTTCATCTCCTGGATGGCCTTTATTTTCTCCGGATTGGATTCTATGCCTctgttgctgatcatgaatcctagAAACTTGCATGCTCCTACTCCGAAGGTGCATTTCTCCGGATTCAGTTTGAGTTGGTTCTTCCTTGGGTTGTCAAAGCACTTCTTCAGGTCTTTCACATATCCTGGTATGGTTGTTGATTTGGAaatcatgtcatcaacatagCACTCCAAGTTCCTCCCAATCTGGGATTTGAATATTTTGTTCATGGCTCTTTAGTAAGTGGATCATGCGCTGGTAAGTCCGAAGGGTAGCATCACATAAGCATCgactgctctgtgagttatgaatgctgtcttgggGATGTCCTTTGGGTTCATCTTTATCTGGTTGTATCCAGAGAaggcatccatgaaacttagcatgatGTGTCCGGAGGTGGCATCTATCAGTAGATCAATATTTGGGAGAGGATAcgggtccttcgggcatgcatcattcaaatcagtgtagtccacacacattctccatttgtCGTTGGACTTCTTCACCATGACCACATTAGCTAGCCACTCCGtatatttgatttctttgatgattaCTGCTTTGAGTAGCTTTTCCACTTCTTCGTCAATGGCTTTTTGCCTCTCCGGGGCAAATTTTCTTCTCTTCTGTTTGACTGGTTTTCTGTTGGGGTTAACATCCAAGCTGTGAATTGCTATGGACTCATGTAGTCCTGGAATgtctcttggactccaggcaaaaaTAACTCTGTACTCCCGGAGCAATGATACTAATCCCTCATTGAATGACTCCTCGAGTCCTGACCCAACTTTCACTTTTTTGCTAGAATTGCTTTCATCTACCTGGACTTCTTCTGTTTTGACTGTGGCTTCAATTTTTGCTTGCTCTTTGTTTGAAACCATTTGATGGATTCGGGCTTCAGAGTTCTTCTTCAGATAGGAGTTTACTTTTTCAAGTTCCTTGGTTGCTTGGATGGTAGGACTAGCTCGGTCTAGGACTTGATTTGCCTTGTCcactaccatgacttggttgtTTGCCAGTCCTTCTGGACTTGTTTTGTTTGCTTCTTCCCGTGTCCGGGGTCGGTGCTTCTTAATGCATTGTTACTTGTGGAGGACTGTAGCCTTCCTTTTGTTATCTTGATGGGTTTCTGCCATAACTAACCCCTGGTTGTAGTATGTTTCAGCAACTCCATAATCTCCTTTTATCTCCCCGACTCCTGTCGGGGTTGGGAACTTGACcttgagatgggagattgaagttatcgTTTGCATCATGGTTAGAGCTAATATGCCAATGATTCCGTTGTATGAAGAAGGAGCGTTGATCACATAAAACTTGATGACATGAGTCACTTGGTTAGGAGCAGATCCAAAAATGACTGGCAGATATAGagttccttggatcgggactaAGTTGTGGCCGAAGCCATAGAGTGGGTCCTCCCGGCATTCATTTGAGCGAACGCTCCCTAACTGCATTCTAtccactgtgtgcttgaagagaatatttaccgaggagccattgtctatgagcattcttcttacttcattatcaaagatgtcCAGAGTGACAACCAAAGCTACATTGTGATGAGGGTTGATTCCTTCgtagtccttgctgctgaaggatatcaccaggTCTGGGAGTGATTGGATTGAGAGCACTTCTTTGCCGAAGTCCGGGCTCCGAGGTGGGGAGTAGGATCCACCTAGGACCACATTGACTACATTATTTCCTCTCTTCTACGCTTCCCCTCTGTTGTCCCGGACTAAGTACTTGTTCATGTTCCCCTTCTTCACTTGGTcctcaatgaagtacttgagtgataagcaGTTCTCAGTCTTGGGGCCATGGGACTCGTGGTAATAACACTGCAtattgtaaggcctgctctccggaggagtttgcattggTATTGGAGGATAATAGAAAGGTTTATCTTTTACCTCTTTCAAGATTTCTTCTCGggtcatgttgagaggagtccagtccgGCTCTTCCTTCGGCTCCCGGGGTTGCTTCGCGGGTCCTGGGTCACTGCTCGACTCCTTCTTAGGACCAAGTCTCTGGAAAACCGGAGTAGTTTGTCTTTCTTGGCTTTGGTTGCTTTGCTTGAATTTCTTATCTTGgtggtaaccccctttcggtcggtcatcagtgCTTTTACTCCTGAACCCCCGATTTCGGGTCATCCTCATTGCCTGGAGCACATCTGTTTCCTTAATGAATCTGGCAGCCATAGAGTAGGCTGCTGCCAGACTTTGCGGCTCCTTATTGATTAGCTCCACTGTATATCTCTCATTGTGCTCTGGGTCCAAGTTTCTCCTGAAAATGCTTAAAGCTTCCCTCTCATCCAaacttgaaactttattgattgcttcctggaaccggCGCATGTATGCAGAGAGGGATTCAGTGTCATGCTGTCGAATTgtctccaggtgacacatgtgcatttcgtgCGTTTTGTTTGCCCGAAATCTCCGAAAGAAATAGGCTCGAAATTCCTTCCAAGAGTGAATGCTGCGGGaggggattctgctgaaccatctatgggcccctcccttaagagttgaagcgaagaaccttgatttcgtTAAGTCGTTGTAGTAATATATTTGCGCTATCTGCTCAAAGTAGTTCAAGTGCTCCTCCGGGTCTCCTAGTCCATCGAAGGAGTCGAAGTTGTAATGCTTCAAGTTCCGCTGCCGGAGAATGGCTTCCACGGAATAACTGAAAGGAGTTAACGTTTCTCCAATTTCAACTCCTGAATCCATGTCCATCTTTCTCTGCAGTTCATAGATCATATCTTTCAGGTCCTTCTacttctcttcttcttcatcattaGAAATCAGCTCCGGAGTAGGATCTCTCCGGGTTCTTTTGCTCCTTTGCTTGGCCAATAGCTTTTCTTCTTCTAACTGTATTCTCTTTTGGATTTTTAGCTCAAGttttgcttcttcttctttcctgatttgctccCGGACCTCTTCCAACTTTCTCTGCTTAGCAGCTTCTACTTCTTTCTTGCTTTgatcttttttttcttttctttcctttggttccaattcgatcaaaCACATATCTCTTCGATTGctgggagtccccggactcctcTGGTTCCTCCTCGAGTTCGACTTCTTCTTGGAGCCGGGTCTCCTCCTATCTGTATAGTCTGATTGCTTCTGCTAGTTCATCACTTGTAAGGTTGGCCATATGCTCTTCGGCTACTGGAACgttggtgtacttgtactgattgagctctatgaggGTCCTGGCATCCCTGGTGTTTACAATTCTCTCCACTACAGGAGTGTGTAGTGGCTGCTCCTGGAATGTTTCTCTCTCGGCTCCTGGGTCAAGggcctgggagtggtccggctcctggacctgagcactagcagatggtctcccagaggtattctttcctggttttgccatttctcaacaataccaacaactgttgggtcccaatgtgtttgtagaagggggggttgaatacaaacagtaccgaataatcgaattaaatgcggaataaaaaatgtgaaacaaaattcaagttaaataaaaatattattaaacttgaaaggtgttacaacaactgtatcgattacaaggaattaatctcaaattaattatcacaaatctagaataaattcgacatgaactttttctatttttgtaataaaaaagattcaaatgctaaacgcaatttgagattaagttctagggattttgatccgctagattgatacacaagagcaagataaagatttctagtggattggatttaactttacaatctagaaatttaatcttgaagtatgcagatgaaaagatgaaatatttcttcttgattttcttttctgccttgtttcttgacttctgtgttcttaataataagttgctgcttctctgcttctttttaaatcaacaaacgaatagaattgacttggcatgacaatcctatagctggcaagactttcggtgagacaattgaatgaactagcaagacaatctgaatgaactagcatgacaatcagaatgaactagcatgacaatcctcctcctagtgtaactttcggtgagacaattgaaaatggcctagcatgacaatcggtatgacaatcctgattgtcatgctagttcattttcaattgtcttgttgatttaatgcagattttaatccaatttaaattctgaaaattcctaaaattaattcagaattaattaatcgattaattcaattaataaataaattattcttcgcagatataatttattttcttaattaaattagatgacttaattaattaatagagaattaattctagtcttgagcagcaaccattcttctgcaaatcttttgaaaatcactgaaaattatgaatcaattccaccacttcaacgttgacactcgatgtactgtctggttcatgagtgactaacttccatgacgtttcttcatgtcttgactctgacactttgattttcttcagattaaatccttgtaattaattgatactctgacgagatctctgtcacttgattaaatccacgatcttgacttatatcactgaggcatgatcaatttcttgaacttcttccagtgaattaattcctcaagtctgtagatgaaccttgtctctgaatcctttgtcagatattactttgcgagatctctctgatggtagttccactatttacttattacattcttatttgagttgagttgaatcctcgaatatacaaataggctatgacatatgacttacaatctccccctatttgtttgttagacaataacacacaaatacctagaggataactcaactaacaaataagaaaaagatataaacagaaatgcaaagtaaatagtagaaaagttctggactagatttaacattttccagattccaagtagatgttcctctagactgaacatatcttcaagtagttccatcttca
This window contains:
- the LOC141673574 gene encoding uncharacterized protein LOC141673574, with the protein product MHMCHLETIRQHDTESLSAYMRRFQEAINKVSSLDEREALSIFRRNLDPEHNERYTVELINKEPQSLAAAYSMAARFIKETDVLQAMRMTRNRGFRSKSTDDRPKGGYHQDKKFKQSNQSQERQTTPVFQRLGPKKESSSDPGPAKQPREPKEEPDWTPLNMTREEILKEVKDKPFYYPPIPMQTPPESRPYNMQCYYHESHGPKTENCLSLKYFIEDQVKKGNMNKYLVRDNRGEA